A genomic window from Triticum urartu cultivar G1812 chromosome 7, Tu2.1, whole genome shotgun sequence includes:
- the LOC125525120 gene encoding probable WRKY transcription factor 2, whose protein sequence is MAGASNRRGAVMEDWMLSTPSPRTLMLSLFNDDFSSGPFSDVSSDSGSNKPHDGMERSKASVGSSPGESSQVTKTSLHFEPNLFDANEKSSPDSGSPAERNGFCALKIDTSRVGFSASIRSPIIIPPGVSPRELLESPVFLPNAIAQPSPTTGKLPFLMRTNANTTIPSVHKKAQELSHDDHTISFQQILRSKPTFSFVDKGPSVTHHNQPLASENNHRIPDNEQEDSKANRNGDDSPATIIVRAEDGYNWRKYGKKQVKNSEHPTSYYKCSHQNCPVKKKVERCQDGDITEIVYKGSHNHPLLPPDRRPSVPFSHSNDLQADGEENALDDHFQHAHGEVPATNLSASLNREGFADRSATREAIDVSPPTLSGEDNNREAHGTVSSGIDRDQDVTESKRMMMDYVTPATAIGTIDIGALASRAVREARVIVQTTSEVDVLDDGYCWRKYGQKVVKGNPNPRSYYKCTHPSCPVRKHVERASNDLKSVITTYEGKHTHEVPADRNNGYPSSGHGDVAPLPQANGLHWRSGPAQGGIIPQYSGAAAYGSLAQLGVAGGFPFGMLPRGLALVPVPAQMMAGHPSAMQGNPRLVLQAREVKGNPAARPADQSGTGPAAYQQLMSRLSQGPNM, encoded by the exons ATGGCTGGGGCCAGCAACAGGCGTGGAGCAGTGATGGAGGATTGGATGCTCTCCACACCCAGCCCAAGAACACTCATGTTGAGCCTGTTCAACGATGATTTCAGCTCCGGTCCCTTCTCCGATGTTTCCAGTGACAGTGGCAGCAACAAACCTCATGATGGAATGGAGAGGAGCAAAGCTTCTGTCGGTTCGAGCCCGGGAGAAAGTTCTCAAGTTACAAAAACCTCTCTCCATTTTGAACCAAACCTGTTTGATGCTAATGAGAAATCAAGCCCAGATAGTGGCAGTCCAGCAGAAAGGAACGGTTTCTGTGCACTCAAGATCGACACTTCCCGTGTTGGTTTTTCCGCGTCGATTCGGTCTCCTATCATAATTCCACCCGGTGTGAGTCCAAGGGAACTTCTTGAGTCGCCGGTTTTTCTTCCCAACGCAATC GCACAACCTTCTCCTACGACCGGTAAATTGCCATTTCTGATGCGTACTAATGCTAATACAACAATACCATCGGTCCATAAGAAGGCTCAAGAGCTGTCACATGATGATCATACAATCTCCTTCCAGCAAATTTTGAGGTCTAAACCAACTTTTTCATTTGTTGACAAG GGTCCCAGTGTTACTCATCACAACCAGCCCTTAGCAAGCGAGAACAATCACCGTATCCCTGACAACGAACAAGAAGATAGCAAGGCAAACAGAAACGGAGACGATTCTCCAGCAACGATCATTGTCCGTGCCGAGGATGGATATAATTGGAGGAAATATGGGAAGAAGCAAGTGAAGAACAGTGAACATCCAACAAGCTACTACAAATGCAGTCACCAAAATTGCCCCGTCAAGAAAAAGGTGGAGCGTTGTCAAGATGGCGATATAACAGAGATAGTCTACAAAGGTTCTCACAATCACCCTTTACTGCCCCCCGACAGACGGCCAAGCGTCCCCTTCTCACACTCCAACGATCTGCAAGCCGATGGCGAAGAGAATGCTTTGGATGACCACTTCCAACATGCACATGGTGAAGTTCCTGCGACAAACTTGTCTGCTTCTCTTAACAGAGAAGGATTTGCAGACAGATCAGCTACCCGAGAAGCTATTGATGTCTCGCCGCCGACACTCTCCGGTGAGGACAATAACAGGGAAGCACATGGTACTGTATCTTCGGGCATTGACAGGGACCAAGATGTGACTGAGTCGAAGAGAAT GATGATGGATTATGTCACTCCAGCCACCGCCATCGGTACTATAGACATAGGGGCTCTGGCGTCGAGAGCTGTCCGAGAGGCCCGCGTCATCGTGCAGACCACAAGCGAGGTCGACGTGCTTGACGACGGTTACTGCTGGCGCAAGTACGGGCAGAAAGTTGTCAAAGGCAACCCAAATCCAAG GAGCTACTACAAATGCACGCACCCGAGCTGCCCGGTGCGCAAGCACGTCGAGAGGGCGTCGAATGACCTGAAATCGGTCATCACAACGTACGAGGGCAAGCACACCCATGAGGTTCCAGCTGACAGAAACAATGGCTACCCAAGCTCAGGTCATGGTGATGTTGCGCCACTGCCACAAGCTAATGGCCTCCACTGGAGGTCAGGACCAGCACAAGGAGGTATCATCCCTCAGTACAGTGGCGCTGCTGCTTATGGCTCACTTGCGCAGCTCGGTGTAGCAGGCGGCTTCCCCTTTGGAATGCTGCCCCGCGGCCTGGCGCTTGTTCCGGTGCCGGCGCAGATGATGGCTGGCCATCCATCGGCTATGCAGGGGAACCCAAGGCTTGTGCTGCAAGCAAGGGAGGTGAAGGGGAATCCGGCAGCACGGCCAGCAGACCAGAGTGGAACTGGTCCGGCAGCTTACCAGCAGCTGATGAGCAGGTTGTCTCAGGGTCCTAACATGTAA
- the LOC125525119 gene encoding chloride channel protein CLC-f-like isoform X2: MLCGVVSVVFRQLVVWFTKTFDLIRKKFGLPAVVCPALGGLGAGLIALRYPGILYWGFTNVDEILHTGKSASAPGIWLLAQLAAAKVVATALCKGSGLVGGLYAPSLMIGAAVGAVFGGSAAELINSAIPGNTAVAHPQAYALVGMAATLASVCSVPLTSVLLLFELTKDYRILLPLMGAVGLAIWVPSVVSHSSNKEMFEATSPRHGYASLLPPADRSETDGRRPDGDDVELAILEDDLYHYGSNSEEMLLDELKVSRAMSKHFIKVTSTATIKEATLLMHDKQQGCVLVVDNEDFLEGIVTVGDIRRRGFESSEDANGTGENSSDLDVNSALVTSCLTRGFQYHGNERGLVTCFPDTDLSTAKVLMEVKGIKQLPVVKRGAGRRNDGRRKVLGLLHYESIGRCLREELERWKAIYQREFPAASS, translated from the exons ATGCTTTGTGGGGTAGTGAGTGTGGTATTCAGGCAGCTGGTTGTTTGGTTCACAAAGACTTTCGACTTGATAAGGAAAAAATTTGGTCTCCCTGCTGTAGTATGTCCGGCTTTAGGTGGTCTTGGAGCAGGTTTAATAGCTCTAAGATACCCTGGAATACTGTATTGGGGTTTCACCAATGTAGATGAAATTCTACATACCGGAAAAAGTGCTTCAGCTCCTGGAATTTGGCTATTAGCTCAGTTGGCTGCTGCAAAAGTTGTTGCGACTGCACTATGCAAAGGTTCTGGTCTTGTTGGTGGTCTATATGCCCCAAGCTTGATGATTGGTGCTGCTGTTGGTGCTGTTTTTGGGGGCTCAGCGGCAGAATTAATAAACTCTGCCATTCCGGGTAACACTGCTGTTGCACACCCTCAAGCTTATGCACTT GTGGGAATGGCTGCTACCCTAGCCTCAGTTTGTTCAGTTCCATTGACATCTGTACTGCTACTCTTTGAACTGACAAAAGATTACAGAATTCTACTTCCTCTGATG GGAGCTGTTGGTTTAGCAATATGGGTCCCATCGGTTGTAAGTCACTCCAGCAACAAAGAGATGTTTGAGGCTACATCTCCTCGCCATGGTTATGCGTCACTATTACCCCCTGCTGATAGGAGTGAGACAGATGGGAGACGACCAGATGGAGATGATGTTGAACTAGCAATTCTAGAAGATGATCTATATCACTATGGTAGTAACAGTGAGGAGATGCTTCTCGATGAGTTGAAG GTATCTCGAGCAATGTCAAAGCATTTTATCAAGGTTACATCTACAGCCACTATCAAGGAGGCAACACTGCTTATGCATGATAAGCAGCAAGGTTGTGTTCTTGTTGTAGACAATGAAGATTTTCTTGAAGGGATTGTTACAGTTGGTGACATTCGTCGCAGAGGATTTGAATCAAGTGAAGATGCTAATGGTACTGGGGAAAATTCATCTGATCTGGAT GTGAATTCTGCTCTTGTTACATCGTGCCTCACACGAGGGTTTCAGTACCATGGCAATGAAAGAGGGCTGGTGACCTGCTTTCCCGACACAGATCTGAGCACGGCTAAGGTGCTCATGGAAGTCAAAGGTATCAAGCAACTTCCAGTGGTCAAAAGGGGGGCTGGTCGTAGGAATGATGGGCGGCGTAAAGTTCTCGGGCTTCTTCATTACGAGTCAATAGGGCGATGCTTAAG GGAGGAGCTGGAGCGGTGGAAGGCGATTTATCAGAGAGAATTCCCAGCAGCCAGCAGTTAG
- the LOC125525119 gene encoding chloride channel protein CLC-f-like isoform X1 yields MAHSDLEPLRSGAAALPSSSDPDSPTTPRRNRVRELLRNLDRRLSSRGRHSHVDSGPASPTAAGEAGAPRREEESDELGDGAPPEWALLLVGCLLGLATGICVAAFNRGVHVIHEWAWAGTPTEGAAWLRLQRLADTWHRILLIPVTGGVVVGMMHGLLEIFEQIRLSMSSQREGIDFMSAIFPAIKAIQAAITLGTGCSLGPEGPSVDIGKSCAIGCAEMMENNRERRIALIAAGSAAGIASGFNAAVAGCFFAIETVLRPLRAENSPPFTTAMIILASVISSTVSNVLLGEKAAFIVPTYELKSAAELPLYLILGMLCGVVSVVFRQLVVWFTKTFDLIRKKFGLPAVVCPALGGLGAGLIALRYPGILYWGFTNVDEILHTGKSASAPGIWLLAQLAAAKVVATALCKGSGLVGGLYAPSLMIGAAVGAVFGGSAAELINSAIPGNTAVAHPQAYALVGMAATLASVCSVPLTSVLLLFELTKDYRILLPLMGAVGLAIWVPSVVSHSSNKEMFEATSPRHGYASLLPPADRSETDGRRPDGDDVELAILEDDLYHYGSNSEEMLLDELKVSRAMSKHFIKVTSTATIKEATLLMHDKQQGCVLVVDNEDFLEGIVTVGDIRRRGFESSEDANGTGENSSDLDVNSALVTSCLTRGFQYHGNERGLVTCFPDTDLSTAKVLMEVKGIKQLPVVKRGAGRRNDGRRKVLGLLHYESIGRCLREELERWKAIYQREFPAASS; encoded by the exons ATGGCGCACAGCGACCTCGAGCCGCTGCGTTCCGGCGCCGCCGCGCTGCCGTCCTCCTCCGACCCCGACTCGCCGACGACCCCGCGAAGGAACCGCGTGCGCGAGCTGCTGCGGAACCTGGACCGCCGGCTCTCGAGCAGGGGGCGCCATAGCCACGTCGACAGCGGCCCGGCGTCCCCTACGGCGGCGGGGGAGGCGGGGGCGCCCAGGAGGGAGGAGGAGAGtgacgagctcggggacggcgcGCCGCCCGAGTGGGCGCTGCTGCTCGTCGGGTGCCTCCTCGGGCTCGCTACCGGCATCTGCGTCGCCGCGTTTAACCGCGGG GTGCATGTCATACATGAATGGGCATGGGCAGGCACACCCACCGAGGGCGCTGCTTGGCTTCGCCTGCAGAGGCTTGCTGATACTTGGCATAGGATATTGTTAATTCCAGTGACTGGTGGAGTTGTTGTTGGTATGATGCATGGATTGCTGGAGATATTTGAGCAGATAAGGCTATCGATGTCATCTCAAAGGGAAGGTATCGATTTCATGAGTGCGATTTTTCCTGCAATCAAGGCCATCCAAGCTGCAATTACTTTAGGGACGGGATGTTCATTGGGTCCTGAAGGGCCTAGTGTTGATATTGGCAAGTCTTGTGCAATTGGGTGCGCTGAAATGATGGAGAACAACAGGGAACGAAGGATTGCTCTTATTGCAGccggatcagctgctggaattgCTTCAG GTTTTAATGCTGCAGTTGCTGGATGTTTTTTTGCTATCGAAACAGTACTGAGGCCACTCCGAGCAGAGAACTCACCACCCTTTACAACTGCTATGATTATTTTGGCATCAGTTATATCATCAACTGTGTCCAATGTTTTGTTAGGGGAGAAGGCAGCTTTTATTGTCCCGACGTATGAACTAAAATCTGCCGCTG AGCTTCCACTCTATCTTATTCTAGGCATGCTTTGTGGGGTAGTGAGTGTGGTATTCAGGCAGCTGGTTGTTTGGTTCACAAAGACTTTCGACTTGATAAGGAAAAAATTTGGTCTCCCTGCTGTAGTATGTCCGGCTTTAGGTGGTCTTGGAGCAGGTTTAATAGCTCTAAGATACCCTGGAATACTGTATTGGGGTTTCACCAATGTAGATGAAATTCTACATACCGGAAAAAGTGCTTCAGCTCCTGGAATTTGGCTATTAGCTCAGTTGGCTGCTGCAAAAGTTGTTGCGACTGCACTATGCAAAGGTTCTGGTCTTGTTGGTGGTCTATATGCCCCAAGCTTGATGATTGGTGCTGCTGTTGGTGCTGTTTTTGGGGGCTCAGCGGCAGAATTAATAAACTCTGCCATTCCGGGTAACACTGCTGTTGCACACCCTCAAGCTTATGCACTT GTGGGAATGGCTGCTACCCTAGCCTCAGTTTGTTCAGTTCCATTGACATCTGTACTGCTACTCTTTGAACTGACAAAAGATTACAGAATTCTACTTCCTCTGATG GGAGCTGTTGGTTTAGCAATATGGGTCCCATCGGTTGTAAGTCACTCCAGCAACAAAGAGATGTTTGAGGCTACATCTCCTCGCCATGGTTATGCGTCACTATTACCCCCTGCTGATAGGAGTGAGACAGATGGGAGACGACCAGATGGAGATGATGTTGAACTAGCAATTCTAGAAGATGATCTATATCACTATGGTAGTAACAGTGAGGAGATGCTTCTCGATGAGTTGAAG GTATCTCGAGCAATGTCAAAGCATTTTATCAAGGTTACATCTACAGCCACTATCAAGGAGGCAACACTGCTTATGCATGATAAGCAGCAAGGTTGTGTTCTTGTTGTAGACAATGAAGATTTTCTTGAAGGGATTGTTACAGTTGGTGACATTCGTCGCAGAGGATTTGAATCAAGTGAAGATGCTAATGGTACTGGGGAAAATTCATCTGATCTGGAT GTGAATTCTGCTCTTGTTACATCGTGCCTCACACGAGGGTTTCAGTACCATGGCAATGAAAGAGGGCTGGTGACCTGCTTTCCCGACACAGATCTGAGCACGGCTAAGGTGCTCATGGAAGTCAAAGGTATCAAGCAACTTCCAGTGGTCAAAAGGGGGGCTGGTCGTAGGAATGATGGGCGGCGTAAAGTTCTCGGGCTTCTTCATTACGAGTCAATAGGGCGATGCTTAAG GGAGGAGCTGGAGCGGTGGAAGGCGATTTATCAGAGAGAATTCCCAGCAGCCAGCAGTTAG